The Scomber japonicus isolate fScoJap1 chromosome 13, fScoJap1.pri, whole genome shotgun sequence genome includes a window with the following:
- the LOC128371091 gene encoding apoptosis-inducing factor 3-like has product MLEVEVGHHSVLVTRSDGKYSAIGNQCTHYGAPLSKGFISGTRVRCPWHGACFNAQTGDLEEFPGMDCLPCHKVKIQNSKVYVTVSKKNMGHEKRIKNMAAAMPGVTHTVLLVGGGAASLICAETLRQENFGGRIIMVSRDELLPYDKTRLSKVMNVESDTIVLRRMEFYHQYDIEVWLRKEALSVDTDKKTVTFDDGSVQRYDQLLISTGCRAKGLDVPGKKLNNVKMLETPEDARQIHAACLGCNVVLVGTSFVGMEVASYLIDKAASITVIGSSELPYQNTLGPEIGRVTMTMLSEKNIRFFMNDNVIEIKGVDGKVKEVVLKSGKVIPADVLIVGIGIIPNSEFLRGSKIQMDSKNFVIVDKYMRTNVPDVFCGGDLATFPLAMAKGRLVNIGHWQMAQAHGRIAALNMLDKRTELNSVPFYWTVLLGKTMRYAGYGEGYTEIVMKGKVEERKFLAMYVKNDEVIAAVSLNFDPAVSAVAERFTSGKVITKKEAQSDDLSWLQVS; this is encoded by the exons ATGCTGGAGGTTGAAGTGGGACATCACAGCGTGCTGGTGACACGCAGCGATGGCAAATACAGTGCCATCGGTAACCAGTGTACACACTATGGCGCCCCACTCAGCAAAG ggttTATTTCAGGCACTAGAGTGCGCTGCCCATGGCACGGTGCCTGTTTTAATGCCCAAACAGGAGATCTGGAGGAGTTTCCCGGCATGGACTGTTTACCTTGTCACAAG GTCAAAATTCAAAACAGCAAAGTGTATGTGACCGTAAGCAAAAAG AATATGGGTCAtgagaaaagaataaagaatatgGCGGCTGCAATGCCAGGAGTCACTCACACTGTTCTGCTGGTGGGAGGAG GGGCGGCGTCATTGATCTGTGCTGAGACTCTGCGTCAGGAAAACTTTGGCGGCAGGATCATCATGGTCAGCAGAGACGAGCTTTTACCTTATGACAAAACCCGACTCAGCAAG GTAATGAATGTGGAGAGTGACACTATTGTGCTGAGGAGGATGGAGTTTTACCATCAGTACGACATTGAGGTGTGGCTCAGGAAAGAA GCGCTGTCCGTGGACACAGACAAGAAAACCGTCACATTTGATGATGGTTCAGTCCAGAGATATGATCAGCTCCTCATCTCAACGGGCTGCAG AGCCAAAGGTCTGGACGTTCCCGGAAAGAAGCTGAACAATGTTAAGATGCTGGAGACACCAGAGGACGCTCGGCAAATCCACGCAGCCTGTCTCGGCTGCAATGTGGTCCTTGTAGGAACGTCTTTTGTTG GCATGGAGGTTGCATCTTATTTAATAGACAAAGCTGCCAGTATCACAGTAATTGGCAGCAGTGAGCTGCCGTACCAGAACACACTCGGTCCTGAAATTGGCAGAGTCACTATGAcg ATGCTGTCGGAGAAAAATATCCGATTCTTCATGAACGATAACGTGATAGAGATCAAAGGTGTGGATGGCAAG gtgAAGGAGGTTGTGCTTAAAAGTGGAAAAGTGATCCCAGCTGATGTTTTGATAGTTGGTATTG GCATCATTCCCAACTCAGAGTTCCTTCGGGGAAGCAAAATACAGATGGACTCAAAAAACTTTGTTATAGTCGACAAG TACATGCGCACCAATGTCCCCGATGTGTTCTGCGGCGGTGACCTGGCCACCTTCCCCCTGGCGATGGCCAAAGGCCGACTGGTCAACATCGGACACTGGCAGATGGCTCAAGCACATG GGAGGATAGCAGCCCTCAACATGTTGGATAAACGAACTGAACTCAATTCAGTTCCTTTCTACTGGACCGTCCTACTGGGTAAAACCATGAGATATGCAG GCTATGGGGAGGGATACACTGAAATTGTAATGAAAGGAAAGGTTGAGGAGAGGAAGTTCCTGGCCATGTACGTCAA GAACGATGAGGTCATAGCAGCAGTCAGCCTAAACTTCGATCCTGCAGTGTCTGCGGTTGCTGAGAGGTTCACGTCAGGAAAAGTCATCACAAAGAAAGAGGCTCA ATCGGATGACCTGAGCTGGCTGCAGGTGTCCTAA